The nucleotide sequence GATGAGAGCAGAGGCGATAAGGATTACCTTCCCCTACGATGACGTTATCAGACTCATCACTGATAATATTATCGCCATCCTGCCGAGCTCTGCAATAGAAAGCTGCATTTTGCACCGCTTTTaataaatgatgatttttagtCTAGTTTTCAAATTATCGCTCAGCTGTAAACAGTGTTTCTTCATAGTTTTTCGTTTCTGTGTAACGTATCAGATTTCATAAAACGTTCTGTGATTTGTGCTGCGCAGATGGAATTGgatattttccaaaacatgACGAATCAAGAAAAGCTATTGTCTTCCCTCAAGCAGCGAAACTTGGACGAGTTCAAAGAAATCATGAAATGCAAGGACGTGGACATCGATTATTTCTACAGAGAGTTGGATGATGGGACTCCATTGACTCTATTAGATTTGGCTTGTCAGTCCAGCGAAACCAGTGAGTTTGTTCTAATTCTGCTACTAAACGGAGCTTCATTCACGCACTGGGACGGGAAAATGCTCATCAACGCTCTCGAAAGAAATTTAGACACAACTACGATAAATTACCTAGTTATGGCTAATATATTGAAAGTGGAACCGGAAGAAGAAGATAAATTTTATGATACTCTAATTCGAACAGCGctcgaaaaaaatgacgtcAACATAATGAGACTTCTGGCATACTACCGTTTCAAAAACCTTGCTTTTGCTCCAGGATCTGCACACATGTTACCATTTCTAGATAGTATCGAAACAGTCAGGTTACTCATCGAAAACTTCGATGTGGATATGGAATTTTAAAGGGATTCTCATGGGCATACTCGTACTTATCGTGACATAATATTGCAGAAATATCCCCAACTAGAACCAGAACTCCCAACAAGGTCACAAAGTGAACTCCAAAAGATACTGTATTCATATCTACGTAACAATGCGcctgaattatttttaaatcgaatcGCCGAACTGAGCACGGAATTCCTGGACAGCAAACTTACTGGTGATTTGCAGCAGACATACACCTACTTATACGCAGCTAGCAAGTTTGGTTACATCGACGTAGTAGATGCGCTATTAGGAAAACGAGTTCAAGTAAATACATTTGCCACAGATTACCATCTTCGTGTCCCTTATTTACGTGTACATACGCCATTGGGGGCCGCTGCGTATATGGGTCATTATGAAATTGTTACCAAGTTGATTTCACACAATGCTCATCTGCAAATTAAAACAGCGGGGTCGGTTTTGACTTACGTAATAATATGTGGTATGAATCGAcaagatttctcaaaaaatactaATCGCGAGATTCTAAAGTTACTCTTGACTTACAATTCGCGAACTGTTCCTCTACTAGATGTAAATCATAAAGATGGATTTGATAGGACCCCACTTCATTTTGCAGtctcattgaaaaatgaatttgccaTCAAGTCCCTCCTTGACGCCGGTGCCGATTTGTATTCAAAAGATGTCGACGGTAGTCAACCCTTAACTTCAGTTCCAGCAACAGTACTGGagaattattttgatgataGCATTACTTTGTATACAGACCGAGGCGCATTCGGTATATTGCAGGGAGTGGAGTTTGACTACAGCATATTCAAGCAAGTCgatcagaattcttctaaaacAGCTaacgaaatggaattttttcatcagattcAGAAAAAACCAGAGCTGAGAACACTACTCAACCATCCTCTTTCAGAGAGTTTCCTCTATTCGAAATGGTGTCTTATTAAGAATTATTACTAcctcaattttacattttatttcttattttgcGTGGCTTTAAATGCgtatattttccaaattcacgATTGTCCGTCGCCATCGACCAGTTACAACAGCTCTCAGTCAACCGATACTGGAATCAACCATCATTCCTCTTCAATTCTATGTAATGCATCGGGGTTAGGAATAGGAATAATAACATTCCTGTTTTACATCATGTTCATTCTACGAGAGCTTTTCCAAGTTCTTCTTTCAAAGAAGACATACGTCAGATCAGCTGAAAACTGGTTGGAAATGATGATCATACTTGGGGTTGGTGTTTTATTTGCGATTGAACGCAATGCGCATCTAGCAGCCACAGTTATTTTAATGTCGTGTGTAGAGCTTGTATTTCTACTTGGTAAACATCCGTGGTTTTCGGTCTATATAGAAATGTTTAAAACAGTGGcgttaaattttgccaaattttttgcattgttttcgatTCTGACCATATCGTTTGCGAACAGCTTCTACATTATATTCCGAGATACAACAGAAGAGTACACAtcgtcagaaaatgaaattaatgtcAATCCACCCAACCACACGATTGAAAACTCCATTAATTTGTGGCCAGACCTGTGGGTATCGCTTATCAAATCGATTATCATGATGACCGGAGAACTCGATGCTTCTAATATACCCctaggtaaaaatttcaattatacctatgtgtttttttccctcttcgtCTTTCTCGTTCCCATGGTACTTTATAATCTACTCAATGGTTTGGCCGTCAGTGATACGACCGCCATCATGAAAGACTCGGAAATAGTTGCTGTGATGTCTCGAGTTGAACTGATGTGGCATTTGGAAAGTCTACTCAACAGCAAGTCATTGCAGTTTTTCAGTAAACATtgcccagaatttttaaatcacaGATTTTTTTGGGATGTTGAACATAAGCAACTTATAGTAAGCTCC is from Planococcus citri chromosome 1, ihPlaCitr1.1, whole genome shotgun sequence and encodes:
- the LOC135843125 gene encoding transient receptor potential cation channel protein painless-like; translation: MNRQDFSKNTNREILKLLLTYNSRTVPLLDVNHKDGFDRTPLHFAVSLKNEFAIKSLLDAGADLYSKDVDGSQPLTSVPATVLENYFDDSITLYTDRGAFGILQGVEFDYSIFKQVDQNSSKTANEMEFFHQIQKKPELRTLLNHPLSESFLYSKWCLIKNYYYLNFTFYFLFCVALNAYIFQIHDCPSPSTSYNSSQSTDTGINHHSSSILCNASGLGIGIITFLFYIMFILRELFQVLLSKKTYVRSAENWLEMMIILGVGVLFAIERNAHLAATVILMSCVELVFLLGKHPWFSVYIEMFKTVALNFAKFFALFSILTISFANSFYIIFRDTTEEYTSSENEINVNPPNHTIENSINLWPDLWVSLIKSIIMMTGELDASNIPLGKNFNYTYVFFSLFVFLVPMVLYNLLNGLAVSDTTAIMKDSEIVAVMSRVELMWHLESLLNSKSLQFFSKHCPEFLNHRFFWDVEHKQLIVSSDSKYSIGNDISDKIIGYMPLTIIKQAKVIVEKRNHSNSSKDMDQNSSADAAKKTSTNSECINETVHKISDQIHKLKLGIDRKISEMNLRIAEINVRNDEANAKITDRVEKLLQSVERNDIKLEIDEKNTEMKRRIDEMDAKITDRFEKLLQSVERNNKLLESVAQADHLKQKEQVGDEDELLK